The Gloeomargarita sp. SRBZ-1_bins_9 genome has a segment encoding these proteins:
- a CDS encoding permease: MTAWQQGLTLFFSLLVEALPFLLLGVLFSSALLLWVDPEKLVRRLPRHPLAGAVAGAVLGCLLPVCECGNVPVARRLLTQGLPTSVAVGFLLGAPTINPIVLWSTWVAFRDQPLMVWGRMLLTLVVAVVVGWVFSVQRDLRPFLQPAVAQAIPVPAPRPPARELALVGVPTGHFWAVSGGKTVALETDGWNLSRLLSRRGRWRLVWVNALTELRELGAVLILGTAVAAAVQVLAPREVILSLGQGPVTSVLAMLVLGTVVSICSTVDAFFALSFAGSFTTGALLAFLVFGPMVDLKGVSLLLTVFRPRAVLYLFLLASSLTFVLTLAMNLYLG; this comes from the coding sequence CCAGTGCTTTGTTGCTGTGGGTGGACCCGGAAAAGTTGGTGCGGCGGTTGCCTCGACATCCCCTGGCCGGGGCAGTGGCGGGAGCGGTGCTGGGGTGTCTGTTGCCGGTGTGTGAGTGTGGCAATGTGCCGGTGGCGCGACGGCTGTTAACCCAAGGGCTGCCGACGTCGGTGGCGGTGGGGTTTCTCCTGGGGGCGCCCACCATTAACCCTATCGTCCTTTGGTCCACCTGGGTGGCGTTTCGGGACCAGCCGCTGATGGTCTGGGGGCGCATGCTCCTGACCCTGGTGGTGGCGGTGGTGGTGGGCTGGGTGTTTTCGGTGCAGCGGGATTTACGCCCATTTTTACAACCGGCGGTGGCCCAAGCGATACCGGTGCCTGCGCCCCGACCCCCGGCCCGAGAATTGGCCCTGGTGGGGGTGCCAACGGGTCATTTCTGGGCGGTGAGCGGGGGTAAAACCGTTGCCCTGGAGACAGACGGGTGGAATCTATCCCGGCTCCTGTCCCGGCGGGGGCGCTGGCGATTGGTGTGGGTCAACGCCTTGACAGAGCTGCGGGAGTTGGGGGCTGTGCTCATTTTGGGAACAGCGGTGGCGGCAGCAGTGCAGGTGTTGGCGCCCCGGGAGGTGATTTTGAGTTTGGGGCAGGGGCCGGTAACCTCGGTGTTGGCCATGTTGGTCCTGGGGACGGTGGTTTCCATTTGCTCGACGGTGGATGCCTTTTTTGCCTTGTCGTTTGCCGGGAGTTTTACGACCGGGGCGTTGTTGGCGTTTTTGGTGTTCGGGCCGATGGTGGACCTCAAGGGAGTGAGCTTGCTCCTGACGGTTTTTCGGCCCCGGGCGGTGCTCTACCTGTTTTTGCTGGCGTCCTCGTTAACCTTCGTGTTGACCTTGGCTATGAACCTGTACCTGGGATGA